The window CCCGAGGGCCCCATCTGACACACCTTGTGTCGTCTCGCGCCCATTCGCCACAACTTGTGTCGTCTCGCGCCCATTCGCCACAACTTGTGTCGGGTCGGGGGCGGGGGTTCGGGGCGCGGAGGCCTGCCAGGCGCGGAGGCGCTGGGCGAGCATCCGGAGCAGGAGCGCGCCCGCGATCATGCCCACGACGGTCGGCAGGCCCGAGAGCGCGCCCGCGCCCGAGCGTGTGGTGACCGCGAGCACCGCGACGCCCGAGACGAGCACGAGGAGGACGACGCCGAACGGGGTGCGGCGCCATTCGAGCAGGCCCGCGAGAGCCGCGAGCACCGCGACGACCACACCGAGGATCGTCAGCAGCGCCGCCTTGTCACCGGTGCCGAAGAGCTGGATGACCAGGTCTTTCACGCCGGGTGGGGCGAGGTCGATGACGAGGGATCCGACCGCGAAGAGTGGGCTCGTCGACGCCCCGGCGAACACCGCGATCACCTCGGCGATCGCGAGCACGGCGGCGGCCGAGGCGAGGCCCGCGGCGGCGGCCCAGAGTTTCCAGCGCATGCCTCATCTTCGTAGCCGAGGCTGGGGGTGCGCCGTGCGCGGCCGAGGCGGCGCGGCGCGGTCAGCAGCGACCCGGCCGGCGGCTGCGCGAGAGCCGCCCCGCGCGGGTCAGCGGCGGCGGGCGCGGATTGCGTGCGGGGCCGCCCGCCGGGTCAGCGGCGGCCAGCCCGGATAGCGTGCGAGGCCGCCCCGCGCGGTCAGCCGCGCCGGGCTCGGAGCCGCCGCACGAGGGCCGCGATCGCGCGCCACCCCGCGAGGAAGACGCCCAGCACGATAGCCGTCACGATGACGAAGCTCAGTTGCACCCCCTGGCCGCTCGCCACGCGCAGCAGCATGCCGAGCACCACCGCCGCCACCCACACCACGACGCCGGTGGGCCAGACGGCGAGGGGGCGGCGCCAGCCGAGCGAGGCGGCCCAGCCGACCGCCGCGCCCACGACGAAGGGCCAGGCCGTGACGGCGAAGCCGGCGAGGGCGTCACCCTCGTCGTGGCTGCGGCGCCCGATCGCCACGAACAGCAGCACCAGCGCGAGGTCGACGACGGCAGCGACCACGACGGCACGAGCGGATGCGCGGCGAGCGGCCGAGGGCGACGAAGAGTTCACCGCTCGATCCTAGATCGCGCGCCACACACCCGGCCGCGGCGAGCGCGAGACGTCCGCGGCGAGCCTGAGACCACCCCGACGCCCAGGGCGCCGCGAGCGGAGGCGCCCGAAGTGGGCGGGGCCCGGGCGGTGCGGCGCGCATCCGGATACCGTGGCCCGCATGACGAGCCACGCGAACGGATGGACCGAAGTCGGCGACGGAGTCTTCGTGCGGCGGTACGAGCCGGTCGACGTGTCGGTGGGGGCGATCGTCGGCCCGACCGGCGTGACCGTCGTCGACACGCGGAACAGCCCCGAGGAGGGCGACGAGATCCTGCGTGACGTCGTGGCCGAGTTCCGGCGCCCGGTGGTCGCGGCGATCAACACGCACGCCCACTACGACCACACCTTCGGCAACGAGCGCTTCGCGGCGCACGGGGTCGGCATCTACGGGCATGTGCTCGTGCCGCGGCACTTCGAGCAGCACGAGGCCCCGCGGCTCGCGGCCGTGCAGGCCGACCCGTCGCGCGAGCCCGACAAGAACTGGGCCGACGTGCACCTCACCCCGCCGACGGTGCTCGTCGACGCACCGCTCACGATCGACCCGGGCGAGCGGATGATCGAGCTGCTGCCGATCGAACCGGGCCACACCGACACCGACCTCGCGATCCATGTTCCGGACGCGGGAGTCTGGTTCCTGGGGGACGTCCTCGAGGAGTCGGGGCCGCCGATGTTCGGCTCGGGCTCGTTCCCGCTGGGGTGGCCGGCGGCGCTGCGCTCGGTGCTCGGGCGCGTCGGGGCGGAC of the Herbiconiux flava genome contains:
- a CDS encoding DUF3054 domain-containing protein yields the protein MNSSSPSAARRASARAVVVAAVVDLALVLLFVAIGRRSHDEGDALAGFAVTAWPFVVGAAVGWAASLGWRRPLAVWPTGVVVWVAAVVLGMLLRVASGQGVQLSFVIVTAIVLGVFLAGWRAIAALVRRLRARRG
- a CDS encoding MBL fold metallo-hydrolase, which translates into the protein MTSHANGWTEVGDGVFVRRYEPVDVSVGAIVGPTGVTVVDTRNSPEEGDEILRDVVAEFRRPVVAAINTHAHYDHTFGNERFAAHGVGIYGHVLVPRHFEQHEAPRLAAVQADPSREPDKNWADVHLTPPTVLVDAPLTIDPGERMIELLPIEPGHTDTDLAIHVPDAGVWFLGDVLEESGPPMFGSGSFPLGWPAALRSVLGRVGADEVIVPGHGTVVDPAFGERQADRLEAVAAFIRSTYADGGADSDSAALPAELLALWPEPSLRSALRAGYAALGAER